The following DNA comes from Vicia villosa cultivar HV-30 ecotype Madison, WI unplaced genomic scaffold, Vvil1.0 ctg.001069F_1_1, whole genome shotgun sequence.
GTTAATGGCATTATTTGTCTCTACCAAGATTATGGCCATGAATCACCAATTGTATTATGGAACCCTGCTACCACGGAATTCAAGGTCCTTCCTCCTAGCTTTCAAGTATATAATGAGAACATTGAGTTTAACCCTCCTCCTAGTGCATTTGGTTATGATTGTGTTACAGATGACTACAAAGTGCTTCGGAATGTTTTTTTACCTGAAGACTCTCCCTATGAATTTTCTAAAGGTCCGTGGTTGTTTTTGCCTGAGAAGGATAGTCCTTTTTGGGAGCTTTTAATGAATGACGATGACATGTTTTGGTTGGAGGTAGAGTCCAAATATATTTACGCCGACCCTTTTTGGGAGATATATAGCCTAAAAAATAACAATTGGAGGAAACTCAATGACATTGATATGCCATTGGTATCGGGTTCTCGAGTAAACTCAAATGAATTGTGTCATTTTTTGGGGTTTGAAGATAAAATGTTTTCATTTGACTTTAGCAATGAGAAGTTCATTCAAACAGTTTTACCCTCAGATTCAAATTTCAAGTTTCATGATGGTTACAAACACCTCCTGATATTAAATGAGTCAGTTGTTTTCGCTTATGATGATTGCaaaaataattatcatatatGGATTTTGGGTAAACTTGGTGTAAAGGAATCATGGACTAAACTCTTAAATATAGGACCTGTGAATGACCTTGGATATCCTATTGGGGCATGGaataaccacatattcttctccCATGGTCATAAGATAGTTCGGTATAATTTAAGTAcccaaaaatttgagaaatttgaaatttacgTATGGAAAGTTATAAGTTTTAAGGAAGTTCTTCGTTCTATAGAAGGAATGAAAAATTAATTGTTATTGTAGTTTTATATCAAGACATTCAACCAAGTGGTTTAGGGATATGATTACCAATTTTTGGATTttattacaagataaatgttatCAAAATTGCCTTGTTAGTTTCCCCATTTTAATTGATTATCAAATATTGGTATTATTGTTTTTGTATACTTTGGAGTTCAAACCACTTAAACATGTTTtaattttctcttcttctcattTTATCTTTACATTTTTATATGGTTCTTGAACCCTTGTCTTATTTCCCTTAATGTTTACTTTTTCTTCACCATGAATATGCATATCCAGTGAATTTTAGCAACCATAAATTTAACTCGAATAATATATTCATACCGGAAAGGAAATCTGTAAATTCAAATGCTAATTAGTTGATTTAACATCCacattaggggtgttcatggtttaAAAACTGCACTGAACCAAATTtttggttcagttcagtttttgaaaaccactttaataaaaaaccaattaacTGTTAAAGCAGTTccaattcaattttttaatttggttttgAACCAGATTGTATCTATAAACTGGTTTACAATCAATTTCTAGttataaactggtttaaaacCAGTTTACAATTAAAagtcaaatttattttataaattatttacaaaattgttttttttttttaatttttctccctctctttaatatatatatatatatatatatatatatatatatatatatatatatatatatatatatatatatatatatatatatatatatatatatatatatatatatatatatatatatatatagaggagggttatatttactccaggagtaagttattataataagtaagttattatatttactccaaatttagaccattgattcttttcaatctagtggttaaatttagactattacttattatttttaaccattagattgagaagaatcaatgatttagatttggagtaagttataataatttactcctggagtaaatataaccctcctcatatatatatatatatatatatatatatatatatatatatatatatatatatatatatatatatatatatatatatatatatatatatatatatatatatatatatatatatatatatatatatcaagtgagAGGATCAATTGACAACCATTAGATTaatattaatgaataaaattaaattgtCATTAAAGATATCTCTTTgatttctctctcttcaaatAATTGGTCTACCATTATTGTTAGCCTGGAAATAA
Coding sequences within:
- the LOC131633103 gene encoding uncharacterized protein LOC131633103, with product MLGSSSVNGIICLYQDYGHESPIVLWNPATTEFKVLPPSFQVYNENIEFNPPPSAFGYDCVTDDYKVLRNVFLPEDSPYEFSKGPWLFLPEKDSPFWELLMNDDDMFWLEVESKYIYADPFWEIYSLKNNNWRKLNDIDMPLVSGSRVNSNELCHFLGFEDKMFSFDFSNEKFIQTVLPSDSNFKFHDGYKHLLILNESVVFAYDDCKNNYHIWILGKLGVKESWTKLLNIGPVNDLGYPIGAWNNHIFFSHGHKIVRYNLSTQKFEKFEIYVWKVISFKEVLRSIEGMKN